From Rutidosis leptorrhynchoides isolate AG116_Rl617_1_P2 chromosome 3, CSIRO_AGI_Rlap_v1, whole genome shotgun sequence, a single genomic window includes:
- the LOC139898309 gene encoding transcription factor IBH1-like 1: MQTSSKLKKVFIKKWVKGLEICCYSNKNMNAIERKKKIKLCADIALASAKNATTSWSNALIFEAKQDEESKILVNNLLGRRELKRFKPQNTNHHMIKYHKRVRSKKILKKSRSVSQRMKKMGPPKSNLAIFIAKRLVKKRTQVLKKLVPGGESMDELSLIREALDYILSLEVQVDVMRSVANATEVSIQSCLEILNVKQKIETCVLIGTYCRVLNYVKKSNG; the protein is encoded by the exons ATGCAGACTTCTAGCAAGCTTAAGAAAGTGTTCATCAAGAAATGGGTAAAGGGTCTTGAAATATGTTGTTATTCAAACAAGAATATGAATGCTATTGAAAGAAAGAAGAAAATAAAGCTTTGTGCAGACATTGCTCTAGCTTCTGCTAAAAATGCAACAACTTCATGGAGCAATGCTCTAATTTTCGAAGCTAAACAAGACGAAGAAAGCAAGATTCTTGTCAATAATTTATTAGGGCGACGCGAGTTAAAACGGTTCAAGCCACAAAATACTAACCACCATATGATCAAATATCATAAGAGAGTTAGAAGCAAAAAGATCTTGAAAAAGAGCCGCAGTGTTAGCCAAAGAATGAAAAAGATGGGCCCTCCTAAGTCAAATTTAGCCATTTTTATCGCGAAAAGATTGGTTAAGAAGCGGACCCAAGTGCTTAAAAAACTCGTACCCGGTGGAGAATCAATGGATGAACTCTCCCTTATTAGAGAAGCACTGGACTATATACTTTCACTTGAGGTGCAAGTTGATGTGATGCGAAGTGTTGCGAATGCAACCGAGGTTTCGATTCAAA GTTGTTTGGAAATATTGAATGTGAAGCAGAAAATAGAGACATGTGTGTTAATTGGTACATATTGTAGGGTCCTGAATTATGTTAAAAAGAGTAATGGTTGA